One Helicoverpa zea isolate HzStark_Cry1AcR chromosome 11, ilHelZeax1.1, whole genome shotgun sequence genomic window carries:
- the LOC124634219 gene encoding uncharacterized protein LOC124634219 isoform X2 yields MDQLVQCPVCTLFLHNGITLESHLDTHPKDQVIKALCNIASNKNSSFASRTSTPVHSERSYRSRSRTPATDDSTKWPGSRSTEHERYWRRTPSRTPKSTAPSRNGTPDIRMLDVNFENHGLPAAGAGQHVNNPFLLKADKLQQTFQSPAVPDFDPQFVYYPEQQEDREIKFSRSAEYNAMDNSNNLFSYNVPTMPGPGVKLLPAMPRKANDLVKVLPKPNNILLKANMGGVQYIGPGVKPMHVMVPSAPTFMQKNVQNNMIMTGSGASPQMHIDTKTASPPLASNQLNQMTSGAFTPGTTVVTQNSQIIYREMVHNIDGKPFITTMPTVLGGHENVSNLAQASSMYQNVMVVDQFGNTSCMYTTPQQMMNKGCPTSMYNEPGSLMPSVHIDKSVPTMNDPKTLIIEVGPLIAPGHDNICEDPSSSITQPVQSSSVDNTERPVEVLDSKFDMPGGTKGLKILSNIKVEVPVQHHKNMVNTVMDLTGSTEAEYSVERAESPEKILPDLDDNNQLSSDDTQPSSMSSGDSMVSHTFSVIKNVGNPSKSSVDKLDTDFSDSCPVPDLICNEKPSISPCSELSENGDNSTDRTSISPKPESNQVSLSNLGLPEKKNPLSQKPYRHNTLRLNNIFVKKHKKILQIKNAKSFPVKTKKSEHRDNVPTSSTCRSPENFSMNKLHQTDKSDSKEKTNLLQTISVEEIKENDDNNDFDDDIEEQSMDIEPVAASSLAQPEFAAGIEMIQVKEEINTSNEGGFSNEPVTTDRMLTPLETLRPINVINYGNMSNEDFNEESNDRELLDLEAASKNKQFVSMMNENYFGDNIYADYFTADRVEGFDAERDAAAFKEGGKDGMYLWGEPSQKDNEFVLPNFIHESYKIAESNGIDYSELGAREVQVDVEVDGCERDSKADVLSEGRSEGDAPMNICADECMPPRGELSGQESNGDMESPWSGMYSEVTATEPYDLIARESWVSDGSEADANEKREPIEEELALPLPAVFGRGRTCGTCGVTCASVRELRAHRARVHAATTKTSYSRLVTARTIKKEEKPDTNNLLPPIDSKDSISSTILQVYESIQVEEAKPKIEVDRLIKQEVKRRRKDYVCPTCKEDQVTDAAFHAHLKIHPLECLTCGKCFFRRANLALHIKTHLGIKNYKCDVCEKRFVTRQKLLEHHNVHTGRAPVKCTMCDDTFRRYSNMVQHRDRHHLAKRAKVRDFVCQCGLVFHSRAKLRWHQETHAARPRACLYCSDKFVHAASLTRHVRRAHQQHCARRPDHAPCPVCAQLHPRAALRAHLRTHSGQRPHVCVVCSKAFTTKWNLKLHRWTHMSRSAKPFKCGLCKGAFIRHSEYVSHMNAHKSVRPYTCNYCGCQFIRKYNCQRHVREHEMAKKYVCKVPECGKSFHRSYYLSEHMKVHSGARPFACNICGKTSSNKSNHNKHVKIHHAREPVATEA; encoded by the exons ATGGACCAGCTCGTGCAGTGTCCCGTCTGCACGCTGTTCCTCCACAATGGGATCACTCTCGAGTCCCACTTGGATACTCACCCCAAAGACCAGGTTATAAAAGCTTTGTGCAATATAGCATCAAACAAGAATTCTAGTTTTGCAAGCAGAACTTCCACACCAGTACATTCTGAGCGATCGTACAGGAGTAGGTCACGGACACCTGCTACTGATGACAGTACCAAGTGGCCGGGGTCAAGGAGTACAGAACATGAGCGCTACTGGCGTAGAACACCTAGCAGAACTCCTAAGAGTACAGCTCCATCTAGAAATGGCACGCCTGACATAAGAATGCTTGATGTAAACTTTGAGAACCATGGCCTTCCTGCTGCAGGTGCCGGTCAGCATGTAAACAATCCATTTCTTTTAAAAGCTGATAAACTTCAGCAGACCTTCCAGTCTCCTGCTGTACCAGACTTTGATCCACAGTTTGTTTACTACCCAGAGCAACAGGAGGACAGAGAGATAAAATTTTCCCGTAGTGCTGAATACAATGCAATGGACAACAGTAACAATTTGTTTTCTTACAATGTACCAACTATGCCCGGACCAGGTGTGAAATTGTTACCAGCAATGCCTAGGAAAGCAAATGACCTTGTCAAAGTTCTACCTAAACCAAATAACATACTTCTTAAGGCCAACATGGGTGGTGTGCAATATATAGGTCCAGGGGTCAAACCTATGCATGTTATGGTACCGTCAGCTCCCACGTTTATGCAGAAGAATGTGCAAAACAATATGATTATGACAGGCAGTGGTGCCAGCCCACAGATGCACATTGATACCAAAACAGCTTCACCTCCACTAGCTAGCAATCAACTGAACCAAATGACTTCTGGTGCATTTACTCCAGGAACTACTGTTGTTACCCAAAACTCCCAAATTATATACAGAGAAATGGTGCACAATATAGACGGTAAGCCCTTTATAACTACAATGCCGACAGTACTAGGAGGACATGAGAATGTCAGTAACTTAGCGCAAGCCAGCTCCATGTACCAGAATGTAATGGTTGTAGACCAATTTGGAAACACTTCATGTATGTACACAACACCTCAGCAAATGATGAACAAAGGATGTCCTACTTCCATGTATAATGAACCTGGGAGTCTAATGCCTAGTGTCCACATTGATAAATCTGTACCAACTATGAATGATCCTAAAACTCTTATTATTGAGGTTGGTCCACTTATTGCTCCTGGTCATGATAATATTTGTGAGGATCCTAGTTCCTCCATAACACAGCCAGTTCAGAGCAGTTCAGTTGATAACACTGAGAGACCTGTAGAGGTATTAGATTCAAAATTTGATATGCCAGGAGGAACTAAAGGtttgaaaattttaagtaaCATCAAGGTTGAAGTTCCAGTGCAACATCATAAGAATATGGTGAATACAGTGATGGATCTGACAGGCAGCACAGAGGCTGAGTATTCTGTTGAGCGAGCAGAAAGCCCAGAGAAGATCCTGCCTGATTTAGATGATAACAACCAACTATCATCGGATGACACCCAGCCATCATCTATGTCCAGTGGTGACAGCATGGTCTCGCATACATTCTCTGTGATAAAGAATGTTGGTAACCCGAGCAAAAGTTCAGTAGACAAATTGGATACGGACTTTTCTGACAGCTGTCCTGTGCCAGATTTAATATGTAATGAGAAGCCCTCCATATCACCTTGTAGTGAGTTGTCAGAAAATGGCGACAATTCAACCGATCGTACCTCAATATCTCCCAAACCTGAGAGCAATCAAGTTAGCCTTAGTAACTTAGGACTTCCAGAAAAGAAAAATCCGCTTTCACAAAAACCATACAGGCACAACACACTAAGACTGAACAACATTTTCGTGAAGAAGCACAAGAAGATTCTGCAAATTAAGAATGCCAAGTCCTTTCCTGTGAAAACAAAGAAGTCTGAACACAGAGACAATGTCCCAACATCATCAACTTGCAGATCACCAGAAAATTTTAGCATGAATAAATTGCACCAGACTGATAAATCTGACAGCAAGGAAAAGACTAACCTTTTGCAGACCATATCTGTGGAAGAGATCAAAGAGAATGATGACAATAATGACTTTGATGATGATATAGAAGAACAATCTATGGACATAGAACCAGTTGCTGCATCCAGCTTGGCGCAGCCGGAGTTTGCGGCCGGCATTGAGATGATACAAGTGAAGGAGGAAATAAATACAAGCAATGAAGGAGGTTTCAGCAACGAGCCAGTGACTACGGACCGCATGCTAACACCACTAGAGACATTGCGGCCCATTAACGTTATTAACTATGGCAACATGTCCAACGAGGATTTTAACGAAGAGTCTAATGACAGGGAGTTGTTGGACCTTGAAGCGGCCTCTAAAAACAAGCAGTTTGTCAGCATGATGAACGAGAACTACTTCGGGGACAATATTTACGCGGACTACTTTACTGCGGACCGCGTGGAAGGGTTCGACGCGGAGCGCGACGCCGCGGCTTTCAAGGAGGGAGGCAAGGACGGTATGTACCTCTGGGGTGAGCCTTCACAGAAAGACAACGAGTTTGTACTGCCTAACTTTATACACGAGAGTTACAAGATAGCTGAGAGTAACGGCATAGATTATTCAGAGCTAGGTGCTAGAGAAGTGCAGGTAGATGTGGAGGTGGACGGGTGCGAGCGGGACAGCAAGGCGGAcgtgctgagcgagggccgcaGCGAGGGCGACGCGCCCATGAACATCTGCGCCGACGAGTGCATGCCGCCGCGCGGCGAGCTCAGCGGCCAGGAGAGCAACGGAGACATGGAGTCGCCTTGGAGCGGG ATGTACTCAGAGGTGACGGCGACGGAGCCCTACGACCTGATCGCGCGGGAGAGCTGGGTGTCTGACGGCTCGGAAGCGGACGCCAACGAGAAGAGGGAACCCAT CGAGGAGGAGCTAGCATTACCCCTGCCGGCGGTGTTCGGGCGCGGACGCACGTGCGGCACGTGCGGCGTCACGTGCGCGTCCGTGCGCGAGCTGCGTGCTCATCGTGCCCGCGTGCACGCCGCCACCACCAAGACCTCCTACAGCCGCCTCGTTACCGCCAGGACTATCAAGAAGGAGGAGAAGCCTGATACCA ACAATCTTCTACCACCAATCGACTCAAAGGACTCGATATCATCCACAATCCTTCAAGTGTACGAGAGCATACAAGTGGAAGAGGCCAAGCCTAAGATCGAAGTGGACAGACTTATCAAGCAGGAAGTGAAGCGGAGGCGCAAAGACTACGTGTGTCCTACGTGTAAGGAGGACCAGGTGACGGACGCGGCGTTCCACGCGCATCTCAAGATACATCCCCTCGAGTGTCTCACGTGTGGAAAGTGCTTCTTCAGGAGAGCAAACCTGGCATTACATATTAAGACACATTTAGGAATTAAGAATTATAA ATGCGACGTGTGCGAGAAGCGGTTCGTGACGCGGCAGAAGCTGCTGGAGCACCACAACGTGCACACCGGCCGAGCGCCCGTCAAGTGCACCATGTGCGACGACACCTTCCGCCGCTACTCCAACATGGTGCAGCACAG GGACCGTCACCACCTGGCGAAGCGCGCGAAGGTGCGCGACTTCGTGTGCCAGTGCGGGCTGGTGTTCCACTCGCGCGCCAAGCTGCGCTGGCACCAGGAGACGCACGCGGCGCGGCCGCGCGCCTGCCTGTACTGCAGCGACAAGTTCGTGCACGCCGCCTCGCTCACGCGCCACGTGCGGCGCGCGCACCAGCAGCACTGCGCGCGCCGCCCCGACCACGCGCCCTGCCCCGTCTGCGCGCAGCTCCACCCGCGCGCCGCGCTGCGCGCCCACCTGCGCACGCACAGCGGCCAGCGCCCGCACGTCTGCGTCGTGTGCAGCAAGGCCTTCACCACCAAGTGGAACCTCAAGCTGCACCGCTGGACGCACATGAGTCGCTCCGCCAAGCCCTTCAAGTGCGGCCTGTGCAAGGGCGCCTTCATCCGCCACTCCGAGTACGTGTCGCACATGAACGCGCACAAGTCCGTGCGGCCCTACACCTGCAACTACTGCGGCTGCCAGTTCATCCGCAAGTACAACTGCCAGCGGCACGTGCGCGAGCACGAGATGGCCAAGAAGTACGTGTGCAAGGTGCCCGAGTGCGGTAAGTCCTTCCACAGGAGCTACTACCTCTCCGAGCACATGAAGGTGCACAGCGGCGCTCGCCCCTTCGCCTGCAACATCTGCGGTAAGACTTCCAGCAACAAGTCCAACCACAACAAGCACGTGAAGATACACCACGCGCGCGAGCCCGTCGCTACCGAAGCGTAA
- the LOC124634219 gene encoding uncharacterized protein LOC124634219 isoform X1, whose product MDQLVQCPVCTLFLHNGITLESHLDTHPKDQVIKALCNIASNKNSSFASRTSTPVHSERSYRSRSRTPATDDSTKWPGSRSTEHERYWRRTPSRTPKSTAPSRNGTPDIRMLDVNFENHGLPAAGAGQHVNNPFLLKADKLQQTFQSPAVPDFDPQFVYYPEQQEDREIKFSRSAEYNAMDNSNNLFSYNVPTMPGPGVKLLPAMPRKANDLVKVLPKPNNILLKANMGGVQYIGPGVKPMHVMVPSAPTFMQKNVQNNMIMTGSGASPQMHIDTKTASPPLASNQLNQMTSGAFTPGTTVVTQNSQIIYREMVHNIDGKPFITTMPTVLGGHENVSNLAQASSMYQNVMVVDQFGNTSCMYTTPQQMMNKGCPTSMYNEPGSLMPSVHIDKSVPTMNDPKTLIIEVGPLIAPGHDNICEDPSSSITQPVQSSSVDNTERPVEVLDSKFDMPGGTKGLKILSNIKVEVPVQHHKNMVNTVMDLTGSTEAEYSVERAESPEKILPDLDDNNQLSSDDTQPSSMSSGDSMVSHTFSVIKNVGNPSKSSVDKLDTDFSDSCPVPDLICNEKPSISPCSELSENGDNSTDRTSISPKPESNQVSLSNLGLPEKKNPLSQKPYRHNTLRLNNIFVKKHKKILQIKNAKSFPVKTKKSEHRDNVPTSSTCRSPENFSMNKLHQTDKSDSKEKTNLLQTISVEEIKENDDNNDFDDDIEEQSMDIEPVAASSLAQPEFAAGIEMIQVKEEINTSNEGGFSNEPVTTDRMLTPLETLRPINVINYGNMSNEDFNEESNDRELLDLEAASKNKQFVSMMNENYFGDNIYADYFTADRVEGFDAERDAAAFKEGGKDGMYLWGEPSQKDNEFVLPNFIHESYKIAESNGIDYSELGAREVQVDVEVDGCERDSKADVLSEGRSEGDAPMNICADECMPPRGELSGQESNGDMESPWSGMYSEVTATEPYDLIARESWVSDGSEADANEKREPIEEELALPLPAVFGRGRTCGTCGVTCASVRELRAHRARVHAATTKTSYSRLVTARTIKKEEKPDTNNLLPPIDSKDSISSTILQVYESIQVEEAKPKIEVDRLIKQEVKRRRKDYVCPTCKEDQVTDAAFHAHLKIHPLECLTCGKCFFRRANLALHIKTHLGIKNYKCDVCEKRFVTRQKLLEHHNVHTGRAPVKCTMCDDTFRRYSNMVQHRYCPAPSLHHTPTATCQASSAPCATTPSAATPTWCSTGTVQLHPSTTHPQLPARRQVHHVRRHLPPLLQHGAAQVLSSSIPPPHTHSYLPGVKCTMCDDTFRRYSNMVQHRYCPAPSLHHTPTATCQASSAPCATTPSAATPTWCSTGTVQLHPSTTHPQLPARRQVHHVRRHLPPLLQHGAAQVLSSSIPPPHTHSYLPGVKCTMCDDTFRRYSNMVQHRYCPAPSLHHTPTATCQASSAPCATTPSAATPTWCSTGTVQLHPSTTHPQLPARRQVHHVRRHLPPLLQHGAAQVLSSSIPPPHTHSYLPGVKCTMCDDTFRRYSNMVQHRDRHHLAKRAKVRDFVCQCGLVFHSRAKLRWHQETHAARPRACLYCSDKFVHAASLTRHVRRAHQQHCARRPDHAPCPVCAQLHPRAALRAHLRTHSGQRPHVCVVCSKAFTTKWNLKLHRWTHMSRSAKPFKCGLCKGAFIRHSEYVSHMNAHKSVRPYTCNYCGCQFIRKYNCQRHVREHEMAKKYVCKVPECGKSFHRSYYLSEHMKVHSGARPFACNICGKTSSNKSNHNKHVKIHHAREPVATEA is encoded by the exons ATGGACCAGCTCGTGCAGTGTCCCGTCTGCACGCTGTTCCTCCACAATGGGATCACTCTCGAGTCCCACTTGGATACTCACCCCAAAGACCAGGTTATAAAAGCTTTGTGCAATATAGCATCAAACAAGAATTCTAGTTTTGCAAGCAGAACTTCCACACCAGTACATTCTGAGCGATCGTACAGGAGTAGGTCACGGACACCTGCTACTGATGACAGTACCAAGTGGCCGGGGTCAAGGAGTACAGAACATGAGCGCTACTGGCGTAGAACACCTAGCAGAACTCCTAAGAGTACAGCTCCATCTAGAAATGGCACGCCTGACATAAGAATGCTTGATGTAAACTTTGAGAACCATGGCCTTCCTGCTGCAGGTGCCGGTCAGCATGTAAACAATCCATTTCTTTTAAAAGCTGATAAACTTCAGCAGACCTTCCAGTCTCCTGCTGTACCAGACTTTGATCCACAGTTTGTTTACTACCCAGAGCAACAGGAGGACAGAGAGATAAAATTTTCCCGTAGTGCTGAATACAATGCAATGGACAACAGTAACAATTTGTTTTCTTACAATGTACCAACTATGCCCGGACCAGGTGTGAAATTGTTACCAGCAATGCCTAGGAAAGCAAATGACCTTGTCAAAGTTCTACCTAAACCAAATAACATACTTCTTAAGGCCAACATGGGTGGTGTGCAATATATAGGTCCAGGGGTCAAACCTATGCATGTTATGGTACCGTCAGCTCCCACGTTTATGCAGAAGAATGTGCAAAACAATATGATTATGACAGGCAGTGGTGCCAGCCCACAGATGCACATTGATACCAAAACAGCTTCACCTCCACTAGCTAGCAATCAACTGAACCAAATGACTTCTGGTGCATTTACTCCAGGAACTACTGTTGTTACCCAAAACTCCCAAATTATATACAGAGAAATGGTGCACAATATAGACGGTAAGCCCTTTATAACTACAATGCCGACAGTACTAGGAGGACATGAGAATGTCAGTAACTTAGCGCAAGCCAGCTCCATGTACCAGAATGTAATGGTTGTAGACCAATTTGGAAACACTTCATGTATGTACACAACACCTCAGCAAATGATGAACAAAGGATGTCCTACTTCCATGTATAATGAACCTGGGAGTCTAATGCCTAGTGTCCACATTGATAAATCTGTACCAACTATGAATGATCCTAAAACTCTTATTATTGAGGTTGGTCCACTTATTGCTCCTGGTCATGATAATATTTGTGAGGATCCTAGTTCCTCCATAACACAGCCAGTTCAGAGCAGTTCAGTTGATAACACTGAGAGACCTGTAGAGGTATTAGATTCAAAATTTGATATGCCAGGAGGAACTAAAGGtttgaaaattttaagtaaCATCAAGGTTGAAGTTCCAGTGCAACATCATAAGAATATGGTGAATACAGTGATGGATCTGACAGGCAGCACAGAGGCTGAGTATTCTGTTGAGCGAGCAGAAAGCCCAGAGAAGATCCTGCCTGATTTAGATGATAACAACCAACTATCATCGGATGACACCCAGCCATCATCTATGTCCAGTGGTGACAGCATGGTCTCGCATACATTCTCTGTGATAAAGAATGTTGGTAACCCGAGCAAAAGTTCAGTAGACAAATTGGATACGGACTTTTCTGACAGCTGTCCTGTGCCAGATTTAATATGTAATGAGAAGCCCTCCATATCACCTTGTAGTGAGTTGTCAGAAAATGGCGACAATTCAACCGATCGTACCTCAATATCTCCCAAACCTGAGAGCAATCAAGTTAGCCTTAGTAACTTAGGACTTCCAGAAAAGAAAAATCCGCTTTCACAAAAACCATACAGGCACAACACACTAAGACTGAACAACATTTTCGTGAAGAAGCACAAGAAGATTCTGCAAATTAAGAATGCCAAGTCCTTTCCTGTGAAAACAAAGAAGTCTGAACACAGAGACAATGTCCCAACATCATCAACTTGCAGATCACCAGAAAATTTTAGCATGAATAAATTGCACCAGACTGATAAATCTGACAGCAAGGAAAAGACTAACCTTTTGCAGACCATATCTGTGGAAGAGATCAAAGAGAATGATGACAATAATGACTTTGATGATGATATAGAAGAACAATCTATGGACATAGAACCAGTTGCTGCATCCAGCTTGGCGCAGCCGGAGTTTGCGGCCGGCATTGAGATGATACAAGTGAAGGAGGAAATAAATACAAGCAATGAAGGAGGTTTCAGCAACGAGCCAGTGACTACGGACCGCATGCTAACACCACTAGAGACATTGCGGCCCATTAACGTTATTAACTATGGCAACATGTCCAACGAGGATTTTAACGAAGAGTCTAATGACAGGGAGTTGTTGGACCTTGAAGCGGCCTCTAAAAACAAGCAGTTTGTCAGCATGATGAACGAGAACTACTTCGGGGACAATATTTACGCGGACTACTTTACTGCGGACCGCGTGGAAGGGTTCGACGCGGAGCGCGACGCCGCGGCTTTCAAGGAGGGAGGCAAGGACGGTATGTACCTCTGGGGTGAGCCTTCACAGAAAGACAACGAGTTTGTACTGCCTAACTTTATACACGAGAGTTACAAGATAGCTGAGAGTAACGGCATAGATTATTCAGAGCTAGGTGCTAGAGAAGTGCAGGTAGATGTGGAGGTGGACGGGTGCGAGCGGGACAGCAAGGCGGAcgtgctgagcgagggccgcaGCGAGGGCGACGCGCCCATGAACATCTGCGCCGACGAGTGCATGCCGCCGCGCGGCGAGCTCAGCGGCCAGGAGAGCAACGGAGACATGGAGTCGCCTTGGAGCGGG ATGTACTCAGAGGTGACGGCGACGGAGCCCTACGACCTGATCGCGCGGGAGAGCTGGGTGTCTGACGGCTCGGAAGCGGACGCCAACGAGAAGAGGGAACCCAT CGAGGAGGAGCTAGCATTACCCCTGCCGGCGGTGTTCGGGCGCGGACGCACGTGCGGCACGTGCGGCGTCACGTGCGCGTCCGTGCGCGAGCTGCGTGCTCATCGTGCCCGCGTGCACGCCGCCACCACCAAGACCTCCTACAGCCGCCTCGTTACCGCCAGGACTATCAAGAAGGAGGAGAAGCCTGATACCA ACAATCTTCTACCACCAATCGACTCAAAGGACTCGATATCATCCACAATCCTTCAAGTGTACGAGAGCATACAAGTGGAAGAGGCCAAGCCTAAGATCGAAGTGGACAGACTTATCAAGCAGGAAGTGAAGCGGAGGCGCAAAGACTACGTGTGTCCTACGTGTAAGGAGGACCAGGTGACGGACGCGGCGTTCCACGCGCATCTCAAGATACATCCCCTCGAGTGTCTCACGTGTGGAAAGTGCTTCTTCAGGAGAGCAAACCTGGCATTACATATTAAGACACATTTAGGAATTAAGAATTATAA ATGCGACGTGTGCGAGAAGCGGTTCGTGACGCGGCAGAAGCTGCTGGAGCACCACAACGTGCACACCGGCCGAGCGCCCGTCAAGTGCACCATGTGCGACGACACCTTCCGCCGCTACTCCAACATGGTGCAGCACAGGTACTGTCCAGCTCCATCCCTCCACCACACACCCACAGCTACCTGCCAGGCGTCAAGTGCACCATGTGCGACGACACCTTCCGCCGCTACTCCAACATGGTGCAGCACAGGTACTGTCCAGCTCCATCCCTCCACCACACACCCACAGCTACCTGCCAGGCGTCAAGTGCACCATGTGCGACGACACCTTCCGCCGCTACTCCAACATGGTGCAGCACAGGTACTGTCCAGCTCCATCCCTCCACCACACACCCACAGCTACCTGCCAGGCGTCAAGTGCACCATGTGCGACGACACCTTCCGCCGCTACTCCAACATGGTGCAGCACAGGTACTGTCCAGCTCCATCCCTCCACCACACACCCACAGCTACCTGCCAGGCGTCAAGTGCACCATGTGCGACGACACCTTCCGCCGCTACTCCAACATGGTGCAGCACAGGTACTGTCCAGCTCCATCCCTCCACCACACACCCACAGCTACCTGCCAGGCGTCAAGTGCACCATGTGCGACGACACCTTCCGCCGCTACTCCAACATGGTGCAGCACAGGTACTGTCCAGCTCCATCCCTCCACCACACACCCACAGCTACCTGCCAGGCGTCAAGTGCACCATGTGCGACGACACCTTCCGCCGCTACTCCAACATGGTGCAGCACAGGTACTGTCCAGCTCCATCCCTCCACCACACACCCACAGCTACCTGCCAGGCGTCAAGTGCACCATGTGCGACGACACCTTCCGCCGCTACTCCAACATGGTGCAGCACAGGTACTGTCCAGCTCCATCCCTCCACCACACACCCACAGCTACCTGCCAGGCGTCAAGTGCACCATGTGCGACGACACCTTCCGCCGCTACTCCAACATGGTGCAGCACAGGTACTGTCCAGCTCCATCCCTCCACCACACACCCACAGCTACCTGCCAGGCGTCAAGTGCACCATGTGCGACGACACCTTCCGCCGCTACTCCAACATGGTGCAGCACAG GGACCGTCACCACCTGGCGAAGCGCGCGAAGGTGCGCGACTTCGTGTGCCAGTGCGGGCTGGTGTTCCACTCGCGCGCCAAGCTGCGCTGGCACCAGGAGACGCACGCGGCGCGGCCGCGCGCCTGCCTGTACTGCAGCGACAAGTTCGTGCACGCCGCCTCGCTCACGCGCCACGTGCGGCGCGCGCACCAGCAGCACTGCGCGCGCCGCCCCGACCACGCGCCCTGCCCCGTCTGCGCGCAGCTCCACCCGCGCGCCGCGCTGCGCGCCCACCTGCGCACGCACAGCGGCCAGCGCCCGCACGTCTGCGTCGTGTGCAGCAAGGCCTTCACCACCAAGTGGAACCTCAAGCTGCACCGCTGGACGCACATGAGTCGCTCCGCCAAGCCCTTCAAGTGCGGCCTGTGCAAGGGCGCCTTCATCCGCCACTCCGAGTACGTGTCGCACATGAACGCGCACAAGTCCGTGCGGCCCTACACCTGCAACTACTGCGGCTGCCAGTTCATCCGCAAGTACAACTGCCAGCGGCACGTGCGCGAGCACGAGATGGCCAAGAAGTACGTGTGCAAGGTGCCCGAGTGCGGTAAGTCCTTCCACAGGAGCTACTACCTCTCCGAGCACATGAAGGTGCACAGCGGCGCTCGCCCCTTCGCCTGCAACATCTGCGGTAAGACTTCCAGCAACAAGTCCAACCACAACAAGCACGTGAAGATACACCACGCGCGCGAGCCCGTCGCTACCGAAGCGTAA